TCGTAGCAATCGTTCACCCTTGAACGTGATCCATGTTCccatttctttaaatttcatAAACAGCTCCATGTAGTTAATTCGGATGGTGCCTAATCTCATCATCCAATGTACACCCAGCACAACATCGGCTCCTTTAAGGTCCAATACGTACATGTCCGCGGAGAATTTGTATCCCTGCACCAATAGTGATAGGTCTCGACATTTTGCAGCACAGTTTATGGATTCACCATTACCAACCATTACCTTTAATGCAGGTGTAGGAGTGAGAGACAAATTGAGCTTCTTAGCTACGGACCCCTTGATAAAATTATGGGTGCTACCCCCATCGATTAAAATCAGCAGCTGCTTGTTGGCGTGGGTACCCTTCACACGCAGGGTCTCAGGGTGAAATTCACCTTCAAAAGCATTGAGACTAATCCGCGGATTCTGCTGTCcattctcttcctcctcttcttcggTGTCTGACTCATGTACCTCTCCATTACCCTCTGTCGTTCCATGCAACAACTCCTGAAGTTCCTCTTCCCCAATGAGCAATTGATATGAAGCCTTGCAACGATGTCCCGGTGCATATTTGTCATCACAATAGTAACATAATCCTTTTTCTCGTCTAGCCCGAATCTCAGCACTTGTTAATTTCTTGAATGGTGGCTGGGGTGCTTTGGTGGGAGTGTTGGTGGAATGGAGGATTGCAGGGTTTGCGGGGTTGGTAGATGTGGGATTAGTTTGAATTTTCTGATTAGTGTAAATGGGATTGAGAGTGCGGTTGGGTGCAAATCGGGTTGGGGCTTGTTGAGTAATGGGCTTATTAATAGTGCTTCTAGCTAGGCCCGCAGTTACCGCATTTTTTTGTTCATGCAGTTTGGCGATGGAGACAGCTTGTACGTAAGAGGTAGGTTGAGCCAAGAGCAATTCACACTTCAATGGCTCCTTGAGTCCGGCTACGAATAGTGAGATTATCCATTCTTCACTCAATCCGTTGACTCGATTGGTCAATTCTTCAAATTGGCATTGATATTCTTCCACCGATTCACTCTGCTTCAACTCTTTAATGGCAGTTCGGGGATCATAATAGAGGTTCTTTCCAAATCTGAGGACCATCGCCTCCAGAAACGCTTCGCATGTATACGCCATGTTGTTGTTTATCCCCCACCGATACCAAGCATAAGCCGCCCCTACCAAGTGAAATGACAATACCCTGATTCGTTGTTCCATGGGTATCTCAAAAGTCTCTAAGTATTGGCGGGCCCGAAACACCCAATCCTCCACCCCCTCACCGTCAAACATTGGTAGATCGGCGACTTTCACTCTGAGTCGGGGCCACGGCTGCTCAGCCCCCACACTCACAGACCCTGCCCCTGAACCACCTTCCATGGTGTCGTCACCATTGAAGCCATAATCATTCACCTTaagtttcaatttcaaattctcACGAAGCAGTTTTTCAATGGATCGTAAGGAAGAGTCCATGTTCGTGAGCTGAGCTTGCGTATCGGCGATCCTCTCGTTAGCTTCCACGAGACCGCGACTAAGGGTGGTGACCTCTTGCTTATTCGACATAGTGAGCTCCTCTAATCGGTTCAGGCGTGTTCCTTCCGCCATGGCTCCGAGTCTCTCAACGAGAGCACCAATTAATAGGTGACCAAAAAGACAATTCACACCAGAACAAATTCAGCAAGTGATATGTATAACAATGCAGAAAAATATCAAGTAATCTATGAAACAGTGAGAGGGTAATTGTAGTAAATCAACAATGGTAGCAACCCTGACTTAGGGAAGACTATTATAACAACCTTCCATATGAAAATGCCTATCCTCCTCCACTACACTCATCTCCCCTTATACACATGCATTCTCTCTATTCTTGTAACTAACTCTCCACCTCAGCATACTATAAGAATCCCCTATGATGCACCCTCACATTACCCTTCATAATCCTTCATCCACACAGGTggttttcttattcttttgcttGTTGGATCTGCAAATTGTACATTCGGCCCATCATGAGCTGTCGGGTCTGCAATTGCTGTATTCGGCCCATTACCAGTGGGTTTACTCGTATCAAATGACCTtcctaaatttgaaaaatttttagataaattatacataaattttaggtgaaaactcaagtgaagtcgatttcatgtgaagttgatatctaagagtcgttagatgaaaatttagtcaaatcagtcaaattatctaacggttctcagttatcaacttcatataaagttgacttcacctgagtttccatctaaattttaatttagttttctcgaaattttttatttgtttcatttttattatgaaataaaatttttggttcCTTCTTAAAGCTTAGTCTAATTCCATTTTTtattagatgataatttagttaaatatattaaattatttaataatttttaattattaattttatacgaAAACAATTGCATGTGCCTGTATATCTTTCCTTGTCTAAATCtatgtattaaaatttagagataTATGTTGTTTTCTTTGGATTATAATTTGTGGCAGCACCTTCCTTTCCTCTGAACTCTCCACTTCCCTGTTACCTTTGCTTTACCATAATTAAACATCAATACAATACCCACCATCTCTAtgtcttttctctttctctcattCTTTTACTCTTCCTTTATtattattccttcttctttattttcaataatttcaGTTAAAATATTGCTCTATCATATTAggaattaaaaaattgaagaaagaagaaaaagctctCAGCTCTCTCTCACCTTATTATTATACATACCTTCTCTATTTTAGTGTAACCAGGAACATAAAAAACAGCAGAGGCTTGTGTTTTGTCTTTCTCATAATAATCAAGCATACCAAGAAAAAGCAACACTGGGGATTCATGTCTCCAATTCCATAGCAGTGTTTTATAGGGTGATCTCAGAAGCAAGCAAGCAAGCAAGCCACTCTCATCGCTTGATCTTGAAACTTGTATGTGATCCTGTCACCTCTATAGTATATTTAACTGCTtcttgtcttcttttttttctggttctttctttcttggtgTTTCTGAACAAGTTTTCTTGGAATCACTGCATAGAACAAAATGGTTGATATAATTCTTCTATCTTACAACACTGCCTTTCATACCAACCATTGTAGATTTTGATGCTGGTCTTTAAAGTATCACACGTTACAAGTAagacttcttgttaagaaaatgAAACAATTATATATGCATGCAATTATCTGACTTGGCGTATGCAGATATTGCCACTCCTTCATGTTTCTgttactgttttttttttctttgttttgtgtGATGACATGCTGGTCACTCACTCATTCACTCACTCTAACTCTTATAGATTCTGAATCATAACCTGCACTTGCAGACTTGTAGTTAGGTTCCGTggctctcttcttttcttttttctatatgATTAAGTTAGACTAAATTATGGTTTTCAATCTCCAAAACATCTGCCTTTTGCAAATATCTATAACTGTAATAGTCTGCATACAGAGTCCAAATATGATTTCAGATCATAGTAAGTAAATCTTGTTTGCttatatttttagtactttTGGAAAACATTTTCTACTACTaagagcttcttcttcatgcctCTTGCTACtttgttccttatttttctcttttcttttctttttttcgtgaGCAAACTTACAGAAGAGTGGGCCAGATCACAAGCACATGGTGAAGCGGATTCAGTGTTCTTTACTTAAGAGAGTCTAATAATCTTTTCCTATCAGAATTGTCAATACATAACTAGTTTGACCTTAAATTTCAATCATACATTTGCAAGTTAGAAGGCTTTGAGTGGTCCATGTTCAGGAATATTGTTTTATTAATAAAGtcttaagaaataataataataatgttgggTATTTGGGTCAAACACAGTAGGTAGAGAGATGTTGTTTAggataattaaagaaaatatttgacCATTGTATTGGATTTCAGATCTCCCACAATCTAAATAATGGATTTAATATGTATTAGGTAAGCCAAATTGGGAGGAACTGAAGAGAAGCTATAAGAAAAACTTGTTGATAatattaattgtttatttttaaagaaatttgtCGGTAACTATTTAGTTGCTGCACCTGTGGTAGCAGTAGTACAAAAGCTTTTTGATCAGAAAGTCCCACATGCACTTGAATCACAAGACAAGGCATCATTATTATTCCAATGGAAGTGTGTTTCTATGGTAGGAATAGCATGCCTGTGTTTCTTTACCCATTGTGGATAAAACAATAATAGTCTTTCACTATTCTGAGGTCAAACTCATTCAAGAATTCATGAATTTTTCATTGCAGGAGAAAACAGCTCTTAAATAGACCCTCCCTATTCTGATGGTAGATTGTTTCACACAGACTGAAAGTTAGCATTATCAGAGTTAATTAAACCATGAAACCAAGATTTGATCTGGAATTGGAGGCCTCAGCAGCAGAATATGAATCTGAAGTTAGCAGCCAGGTTGCTTCCAACATATCCTCTCTTCAAGAAACCTCTGCAGGCCCTTCAACTGACACCTTAACCAACTCTTACAAACTCGCGAATCCAATGGAGTTCGATGCTCTCTCGCTTGATTTAACTCTCAGCTTTGGCAACAATGAAACAGGGGAAAAAGCAGGGGATTCAATAGGACTCTCATTCTCTAGCACTAGTGAAAGCAGCAATGAACCAACTTTCCAAACTGGCACTGTACCAAGAGTCTTCTCTTGCAATTACTGCCAGCGCAAATTTTTCAGCTCGCAGGCTCTTGGAGGCCACCAGAACGCGCACAAGAGGGAGCGAACGCTGGCAAAGCGTGCCATGCGAATGGGGCTATTCTCTGAGAGGTATGCTAGTTTAGCATCTCTGCCTCTTCACGGTTCTTTCAGATCCCTGGGGATTAAGGCACACTCTTCAGTTCATCACCAAGCATTTGCACCATCAATTAGGCCTCCTGAGATAAAAACAAATGCAAGATTCGACCAAGGTTATGTCGGCCTTCCAATATTCTTGGAGGATGATGAGTCAGAACTGCTCTGGCCTGGTAGTTTCCGGCAGGTTACTAGCGAAGGAGGCGATAGCAATCAGGCATTCGTGCTGGCCAGGAGTTCGAATTTGAGTTTTACTGAGGTGAATCCACCAGTTGAGATAGATAACTCTACACCTGAATTAACATTGAAGCTTTAAAAGTGGTTACTTGGCACATAATCTATATGTGGCTTTGAGTTTGTTCTGCTTTGTTGTTATAATTTTGTACAGTTTATCAAGAGAGACATGCATGGAAGGGCTAAGAGTTTCAGATTGGATAGTTATATTTGCTTGGTCTCATGTATAACTTTCTTCGTTCAGTATTCTCTTAAGAATTCTTGATTTGGTGTTTTGCTTAGTATGTTATCTAATTGTATAAGAGCTCTCAGACTGGGAACACCATTTTGGAGCTTCTTTGCTTGTGATATATaaatcatgttttttttttcccttactACTACTGCAATGTGTTTGAATCATTTGTTTCTATTTTGGATCATACTAACTCATGAACTATTTAGCTCTTTTTGGTAATGAAGTGGTCAATGAGACTAATACTGACTAATAAAATTCCAGTCTTTTAATATGGCatgttatataatatataatatatagagaGATTCTAATAGATAATGCATAAGAATCTGAACAGTGAATAATAGTATAGAACCGAAGagctttcaagtttcaacatcATTTACAGTTTTTCACAAAGTTGCCACGAGTGATGCAATAATGATACTTCAACCCATTATTCTCGGTGAGAAATTATGGACACCAACTTAGAGTTTGTTTGAAAAGTATTTGAATGTGAAAAaagaattctattttttttaagaaaagaatttatttttatttaaaatttaattttataatttgaaataattttaatatactaataaaatataatttaattttttagtttggaATAACTCTTActtgagttaattttttttataattttgttcttaataaaattattttattaaacatccacttatttaaataaggatattttttatatttgatatgttaaattaaattagtgtgagaattaattttaaaatcagatTCTTTTTAGTCTAATTTGTAAATGAGGGAAAAGTGAGAATTAAAATTCTCAAAgagtttaaattattttttttacgtgttctaaaacaagaaaaaaatttataatttttgagtAAATTCTAATTCATAAGTTTTCAAACAAGCTCTTAAAATGTATTCTAGTATCATGAATTATAGTATTTAGTGATCTTtgtttttgtcaaaaataacaAAGAGACTAAAATTTTGTGTCTCGAAACTGAAATTAAACTCTCAGACTACTAAACACAATACTGAGTCTCAGTCTATTtccaaattttgatttcaatcTCAAAACAAACACTACCTATCAATTATAACACGAAAATTCATCCACACTATACACTTACACACAAAAGATTATATTTGCTAGTAAATTCATGATAGCAAGTACTTTTTGGTCATGATTCTTGTTTTGAGAATTATCTGAAATTGattgtttttgaatttggacTTGAGGTCAAAATACTTTTGAGTGGTCTGTGGTTCGAGTTGTTTGTGAAGAGGTGAGGGCCTGAGAGGTGATACTGCAAGAGAGTCCGAACTCAAGTTAGCAATAGTTTAATACGGATTTTTAGTAGATTGAGTTTTGAATATATTTAAaagtgtcagtgtatttatagtataatagataactattttttagagtagttttacttttgaaagtgaatgaCCGTTCAGTTTTTTTTACAAAAGTTGTTAAAATctgtcttttaaaaaaataaaaaatattttaaaaatcagttacttatttaaataaataaaactaaaattgaagTGAATTGAATTAGATCTCTTAATTAGACTTTATTTATGTTAGCCTGATTAAAATTCTTAGGCTGGGATATGAAAAGTATTGTTCGGCCAATGGACTATTTTCATTGTTGGGTAGATTTGAAGACATGGCCAACCATTCATATTATTCTATTTGTAAACCTTACAAATTAATAGatttgattaaataaaaaacaaataatgtgccaaattataattaaaattttatcatgtaatttttttctacagaaaaattaaagcaaaaacaATTCCtcgtcaaataaaaaatatattcgaTTTGGTTCTTGTTatcataaattaatatttttctattacaCAATAAAACAACTgtaaaccaataaaaaataacacaaagtgttgtatttatattattctaatttaatttaaatattaataaaaatgtaacTATCGTTAAACAAATCATataataaattactaaaaaaataataatattctatttttatgaTAGAATGGATGATTAGATTATTAAAATGTGACTACTCACACGAAACTTTTTTACatgtttaaataaattatttgacatTATACGTGTTAACGTCATAGTTAcataatgataaaaattaaatttagaaaataattttattttagagtgTTGGTTAAGAACTTATAAGATCATAAGACGGTTGGTGGCGTTGGCATGAACAAGTGCATAAGAAACTAACCCAAACAGTTTGGCGCTCTTTTGCTTGTAACTCACCGCGTTTTTTCGTCTGTTTATATTCCCTTCTTCCAAACACACCCCTTGACTGCTCCCTCGTTCCATTTTACAGGTTCCCTCTCTCTCTCGAACGAATTGTTCCATCATTTTACGGTTACTTCTTAATACCTTTGATTTGTTTATTTGGTTGATCATACACATGTAACATGTTTAACACTCCAATTCTGGAGTACATatgcaaaaatattatttggttTGTCTTATTCTTCTACGTGGAttcttatttattaatatttgtatGGTTGCTTCAATTGAACCTTCTTCCTGATTTTCATTATGGCATTTTCTCATTGTTGTGTCCGGCTATATTAATTTACTTGATACAGAGACAAGAATCTTTTATAGATATATAGATAGCGgctaaaaattttagatatgaaagaggaatgaataatatattttattattgtaattttttatattttttaaaaatttaaaatacagaAATTGGAGGATTCGATAtcccaaattttttaatttttttaaacataaattgaAAGGTCTGACTACTAAAATTAGATGATCTGATTTCTATCAGAGGTCAGATAGATAATGgcatttgattatttatttattttttgcatcttttaaaattttgtaagagaaagaagatctctttcatgatgtgatgtaattaattattttaatgaaatATATGAAACCAAAATCTTgaagatattttttgtttttttactgTGAATGACGAATGTGGACTTGTTAAAGCAAACAAGTATCATCacaattagaatttagaattgaCTTTATAGTATTTCCTTGAACCCCAAGTCTCTACTTTTTTAAAACGTCGCTATCTAGTAGGAGTATTTAAACTTTGGCTACAGAATTTGTTAATCTACCTAGGTAAAAAATTGTtgatcttcctcctcttcttctctaTTTCTCTCCGTCTCAGGTATAATAGTTAAAGTGCATATAATGCATGCCAAGGAACCCATTATTGTGATTTATGACTTTGCTTTTGTAGATTCGGgaggaaaaagaaacattcatgATTGCATATAACATTTTCTAGTTCTGATTTTGCTCTAATTGGCAAAGACATCGTCTTCGTCACTCTCTTCCGTATAGTAAAAATCCAGAGAACCTTGTAACAATTGAACATGCTTTAATTGGTTACTTATAATATTTTACTACTAAATTAACTGTGAAAGCTTGATCTTTCTTTTAATGAATTATTTTGAGGTTCCAATCGGGCCAAAGAGCATTAAAAAAGGAAACAGAAACTTAGTCATTCTTGTGTCAAATAAAAACTACGGAGATTATTAAGTGTTTGTTTGGGCActattaaatcaataaaaaaatctttttattttattgtttagtgTGTTTAgtaaatttctaataataaaaatgattaataaaaagatacttttatttttgtaaaagaccttttaaaaaaatatagtttaaaaaaaaaagatttttttcacatttaaacaaatatcaaatttaattcagctttcttttagtttcataattcattttatttttagagtagAAACTAGAATGTATTGATATCTTGTAAAATCTGGAAACTTTTCAATGCATGGAACACAATCTTATGTATCAAACTTTATAAATtgctagcatgatctcttctgGCTGCCAAGAATGATTAATTTGTGGTGTGTTTTGATGCAGGTGTAATCATCATCGGTTATAGACAGTGTAAAGATTTTGATAAAATCCTAAGAGATGAGTCAGAGGATTCATCTACTTGTTATCATTCTACTTTGCTTCTTGTTAAGGTGCGAGTCATGGGGTTGGTTTTCATCAGCTAATAAAGGTACTCACTCTAAAGAGGGACCTTATGACAATAACAGAGGCATCTCTAGAGGCTCTAGTGCTGAATTCTCCGTTGAGGGCTTCAACGACCGGAAGGGATTGAAGTTGGTGGAGAATGCTAGGAAGAAAATGGTTGGCACAAACACTTGTTGGCAAAGAGCTTATCAGCACCTTTTCGCAGGATGTTCCGAGATTCTGGCTTCCGAGGATAAGCGGTCTAGACTTGCTTGGCATCTCAGTGATTGCTTTCAAAGAGACTCTGGCAGGCCTTCTTTTCCGCATTGCGACGAGAAATCCTCCATGACCGTATGCCTAAGAGCCTTAGATGACATTGCTCATAAGGTCTACCTTGAATTCTACCTTGAAACCAACACTATTTGTCATCAGTTACAGTTAAGTCCACTTTGTTTTTTTCATGCCTTATATGATctcatatttatttaattttggtgtatAATCTAAAGTTGTATATCTTGTTTTCTTGCAGGGCGTATGCATTCAAACATGAAACAGAGAGGCTTGTGACTGAACTAAAAAGTTCAGCTCAATATGTGGAGGACAAATTAGATAGCATTGATGAGAAATCAGAACATCTATTGCAAGGATCTAAGCATATCGTGGATTCCATGAACTTCATAGATATTCACACCCAACAAGTTGCTCAAACTGCTAAGAACTTGCAAGATCATATAGGCATTGTGTTAAGGCATTCGGAGAGTGTATACGACCAGACTAAGAAGATTGAAGCCTCCCAATTGCAATTGAAAGAAGGACAAGAGGATATGAAGAGGAGTTTGGAGGATGGAGTAGCATTGCTCAAAGAATCTTACGGTTATTTGGGTCAAGAAATAGGCAAGTTAAGAGATGAAGCCATTGTGATTGAGCATGAGGTAACTAAAGTTGGAGATGCAATGGCATTAAAGATGAGTAACTTACAAAGCAAAGCTGAGGACATTGGAAACATGGCTGGGGTTTCTTTAGAAAAGCAACAACAACTTCTACATGGGCAATCTACAGCACTTGAAGGTTTGAATTCTTTATCTGAATTTCAATCCAAAGCACTAGAGGAGAGCAGGTATAGCTTAATTCTATTATAGCAATTACTAATTTGAGCTTAGGAAGCGTATTTGCAAAGATGTTGAGTTGAGTACTTCATTCTGTGATTCAGGAAAACCTTGCAGTATTTTACTGAATATGGGCATAGACAGCATGAGGAGCTGCTTCAGAAACAAGAACAGATACAAGGACTTCATGATCGTTTAAtggaaaattcaaaatcaatattGTCTGCTCAGGTTTGAAGCTTCTTGTAGACTATAAGTTCTAACTATTTGTTTCTGAAATCTATATTATGGATGGTTTTTCAATAAGgaatctctatttttattttacaggAATCTTTTGAGTCAAAACAAGCTACCATGTTTATTGCTCTAGACAAGCTTTTTGCTTTGCAAAATGCTATGCTGGTTGAATCACGAGTGATTAAAGCTTTCTTCATTTATTCCATATCAATCTTTGTGATCTATATGTTGACTAGTACAAAGCAAACATACAATGTCAGGCCATGGCTATATATTGGTATGTATTCCAATTCTTCTAAACATTTACCTTTGATTTAAGCATAATTTACTTAGTAGTTTTGATTATTTTCAGGGCTTTGTGCTACTTTCTTTATCGAAGTAACCATTAT
The genomic region above belongs to Arachis duranensis cultivar V14167 chromosome 3, aradu.V14167.gnm2.J7QH, whole genome shotgun sequence and contains:
- the LOC127745594 gene encoding uncharacterized protein LOC127745594, which encodes MAEGTRLNRLEELTMSNKQEVTTLSRGLVEANERIADTQAQLTNMDSSLRSIEKLLRENLKLKLKVNDYGFNGDDTMEGGSGAGSVSVGAEQPWPRLRVKVADLPMFDGEGVEDWVFRARQYLETFEIPMEQRIRVLSFHLVGAAYAWYRWGINNNMAYTCEAFLEAMVLRFGKNLYYDPRTAIKELKQSESVEEYQCQFEELTNRVNGLSEEWIISLFVAGLKEPLKCELLLAQPTSYVQAVSIAKLHEQKNAVTAGLARSTINKPITQQAPTRFAPNRTLNPIYTNQKIQTNPTSTNPANPAILHSTNTPTKAPQPPFKKLTSAEIRARREKGLCYYCDDKYAPGHRCKASYQLLIGEEELQELLHGTTEGNGEVHESDTEEEEEENGQQNPRISLNAFEGEFHPETLRVKGTHANKQLLILIDGGSTHNFIKGSVAKKLNLSLTPTPALKVMVGNGESINCAAKCRDLSLLVQGYKFSADMYVLDLKGADVVLGVHWMMRLGTIRINYMELFMKFKEMGTWITFKGERLLRETELNFRELRKLSGSSNIASLFQLAAIPSVEEPVPENQNNYPLVELLTTPSTLHRVHRQ
- the LOC107481029 gene encoding zinc finger protein 4, with product MKPRFDLELEASAAEYESEVSSQVASNISSLQETSAGPSTDTLTNSYKLANPMEFDALSLDLTLSFGNNETGEKAGDSIGLSFSSTSESSNEPTFQTGTVPRVFSCNYCQRKFFSSQALGGHQNAHKRERTLAKRAMRMGLFSERYASLASLPLHGSFRSLGIKAHSSVHHQAFAPSIRPPEIKTNARFDQGYVGLPIFLEDDESELLWPGSFRQVTSEGGDSNQAFVLARSSNLSFTEVNPPVEIDNSTPELTLKL
- the LOC107480922 gene encoding protein GAMETE EXPRESSED 1-like — translated: MSQRIHLLVIILLCFLLRCESWGWFSSANKGTHSKEGPYDNNRGISRGSSAEFSVEGFNDRKGLKLVENARKKMVGTNTCWQRAYQHLFAGCSEILASEDKRSRLAWHLSDCFQRDSGRPSFPHCDEKSSMTVCLRALDDIAHKVYLEFYLETNTICHQLQAYAFKHETERLVTELKSSAQYVEDKLDSIDEKSEHLLQGSKHIVDSMNFIDIHTQQVAQTAKNLQDHIGIVLRHSESVYDQTKKIEASQLQLKEGQEDMKRSLEDGVALLKESYGYLGQEIGKLRDEAIVIEHEVTKVGDAMALKMSNLQSKAEDIGNMAGVSLEKQQQLLHGQSTALEGLNSLSEFQSKALEESRKTLQYFTEYGHRQHEELLQKQEQIQGLHDRLMENSKSILSAQESFESKQATMFIALDKLFALQNAMLVESRVIKAFFIYSISIFVIYMLTSTKQTYNVRPWLYIGLCATFFIEVTIIRYTNDNMEQQTWIINTTRLLFMIAASVHLLYAICTYRDYEMLNHQMLLTLMNKLNNMQAQKGLPWDMHTDYVEWTEWVDADLPHDVNCLDDSDYVLPEEVAENSITSSTKTKSYNLRPRNQSR